In one Methylocaldum szegediense genomic region, the following are encoded:
- a CDS encoding alanine--glyoxylate aminotransferase family protein, whose amino-acid sequence MPGRTHLYVPGPTNIPDSILSAMHVPMEDHRRPDFPELIQPLLEDLKKIFQTKSGQCFIFPATGTAGWEIALTNTLSPGDKVLAYRFGQFSHLWIDMARRLGFDVEYEEVPWGEGVPLDRLEARLKADTKHEIKALLICHNETATGVTSDLAGVRKALDAANHPAMFFVDGVSSIASIDFRMDEWGIDIGLAGSQKGFMLPAGLALLCFSQKALEARHTAKSRRCFLDIQDHITNNASGYFPYTPSIPLLYGLRKAIDLLLEEGLQNVFARHQRLAEGVRRAVKAWGLELCARDPKWYSNTVSAIVVPQGYDARDVMHYAYHRYNLSLGAGLSEVAGKVFRIGHLGDLNELMLCSAIAGAEMAMRDVGIQVTPGSGVAAACEYWRETAPAVKPR is encoded by the coding sequence ATGCCAGGTCGCACTCATCTCTACGTTCCCGGTCCCACGAACATACCCGACTCCATATTGAGCGCTATGCACGTGCCGATGGAAGACCACCGGCGCCCGGATTTTCCTGAATTGATCCAGCCGCTGTTGGAAGATCTGAAGAAAATCTTTCAGACCAAATCCGGCCAGTGCTTCATTTTTCCGGCCACCGGCACGGCCGGCTGGGAAATCGCCCTGACCAACACTCTGTCGCCCGGCGATAAGGTTCTCGCCTATCGCTTCGGTCAGTTCAGCCACCTGTGGATCGACATGGCGCGCCGCCTCGGCTTCGACGTGGAATACGAGGAAGTTCCGTGGGGTGAGGGCGTCCCCTTGGATCGTCTGGAGGCGCGGCTCAAAGCCGATACGAAGCACGAGATCAAGGCTCTCCTGATTTGCCACAACGAAACTGCCACCGGCGTCACCAGCGATTTGGCGGGCGTACGTAAAGCCTTGGATGCGGCCAATCATCCCGCGATGTTTTTCGTGGATGGGGTCAGTTCGATCGCCAGCATCGATTTCCGCATGGACGAATGGGGCATCGACATCGGCCTGGCCGGATCACAAAAAGGCTTCATGCTGCCCGCGGGGCTCGCATTGCTGTGCTTCAGCCAGAAAGCCTTGGAGGCGCGCCATACGGCCAAGAGCCGTCGCTGTTTCCTGGACATTCAGGATCATATAACCAACAACGCTAGCGGCTATTTTCCTTATACGCCGTCGATTCCCCTGCTCTACGGGCTGCGAAAAGCCATCGATTTGCTGCTCGAGGAAGGTCTCCAGAACGTCTTTGCCCGTCATCAACGGCTCGCCGAGGGCGTACGCCGCGCGGTCAAAGCCTGGGGACTGGAGTTGTGCGCCCGCGATCCGAAATGGTACTCGAACACCGTGTCGGCCATTGTCGTTCCGCAAGGCTATGACGCCCGTGACGTCATGCATTATGCATATCACCGCTACAATCTCTCTCTCGGCGCCGGCCTGAGCGAAGTCGCGGGCAAAGTATTCCGCATCGGACACTTGGGCGACCTCAACGAGCTCATGCTGTGCAGCGCGATTGCCGGCGCCGAGATGGCAATGCGCGACGTCGGCATTCAGGTAACGCCGGGCAGCGGGGTTGCGGCGGCTTGCGAGTACTGGCGCGAGACAGCCCCCGCCGTCAAGCCGCGCTGA
- the asd gene encoding archaetidylserine decarboxylase (Phosphatidylserine decarboxylase is synthesized as a single chain precursor. Generation of the pyruvoyl active site from a Ser is coupled to cleavage of a Gly-Ser bond between the larger (beta) and smaller (alpha chains). It is an integral membrane protein.): MSISQKLFALAQHALPQHPLSRLMGVITRCRCSAFKNALIRSFIKVYGVDMSQALEPKPTAYGCFNEFFTRALKPETRPIPSDPDIVVCPADGTISQIGTISKGRVIQAKGKDFSVVELFGGRAENAEPFVDGRFATIYLSPRDYHRLHMPLDGTLREMIHVPGKLFSVNGATTANVPNLFARNERVIALFDTAAGPMALVLVGAIFVASIETVWHGVVTPPTGTAVRTWHYPDNPPVLSRGQEMGRFNMGSTVIVLFGNDVVEWNESLTADTIVRMGQSLGRLVRQAELKSGQLQRRS; this comes from the coding sequence ATGTCCATCTCGCAAAAACTCTTCGCGCTCGCCCAGCACGCGCTGCCCCAGCACCCGCTGTCCAGGCTGATGGGCGTGATCACCCGGTGTCGGTGCAGCGCGTTCAAGAATGCGTTGATTCGTTCATTCATCAAGGTGTACGGCGTCGACATGAGCCAGGCTCTCGAACCCAAGCCGACCGCCTATGGGTGCTTCAACGAGTTTTTCACCCGTGCCCTGAAGCCGGAAACCCGTCCGATCCCATCCGACCCCGATATCGTGGTCTGTCCCGCGGACGGCACCATCAGCCAAATCGGAACGATCAGCAAAGGGCGTGTCATCCAAGCGAAGGGAAAAGATTTCAGTGTGGTCGAGCTCTTCGGTGGGCGCGCGGAAAATGCCGAACCTTTCGTCGACGGCCGGTTTGCGACGATCTATCTTTCGCCGCGGGACTATCACCGACTCCACATGCCTCTGGACGGAACACTCAGGGAGATGATCCATGTTCCCGGCAAGCTATTCAGCGTCAACGGAGCGACTACCGCCAACGTACCGAATCTGTTCGCCCGCAATGAACGCGTCATTGCGCTGTTCGACACCGCGGCCGGCCCCATGGCATTGGTGCTCGTCGGAGCGATCTTCGTCGCTAGTATCGAAACAGTTTGGCACGGTGTCGTTACCCCGCCCACCGGCACGGCCGTACGAACCTGGCATTATCCGGACAATCCCCCGGTTCTTTCCCGCGGCCAGGAAATGGGACGCTTCAACATGGGCTCTACCGTGATCGTCCTGTTCGGGAATGACGTCGTCGAGTGGAACGAATCCTTGACGGCCGACACCATCGTCCGCATGGGACAATCCCTGGGTAGGCTTGTCCGTCAAGCGGAGCTGAAATCCGGCCAACTTCAGCGGAGAAGTTGA
- a CDS encoding DUF6635 family protein, with the protein MPTETETLQRIESAVIQGIETYLASRKAKVPEFVERHFSFRGAVSLHKKTFGKDFYKHPLNMLWGLPSFIIHSAAALLRKTGLRRASGILDKMPTGMPTALQAELQWLIYTELLELPFAQGERAFQRDALMEAILSRPEISALCEQYLEQIRNKSNLPEFRQKLEISLAEYGKTRMAVTELAGSVISLATSYAAFHKAMPGTLSTSMAAATAIAQHIAIANFWLGPTVGSWYYSLFPASASTGLVIATTGTMMAAVSAVAALAWVVVDPLLAWTGIHEKRLNRLIDAIGNELRGTEHADYRVRDHYVARIFDLLDILRVAAKTLS; encoded by the coding sequence GTGCCTACGGAAACCGAGACGCTCCAAAGGATCGAAAGTGCCGTAATCCAAGGGATCGAGACTTATCTAGCCTCGCGAAAGGCGAAAGTACCCGAGTTCGTCGAGCGGCATTTCTCTTTCCGGGGAGCAGTGTCGCTGCACAAAAAAACCTTCGGCAAGGACTTCTACAAACATCCGCTGAATATGCTGTGGGGCTTGCCGAGCTTCATCATTCACAGCGCGGCGGCTCTGCTCCGAAAGACCGGGCTCCGTAGGGCAAGTGGAATTCTGGATAAGATGCCGACAGGTATGCCAACAGCCTTGCAAGCCGAATTGCAATGGTTGATCTATACCGAACTCCTGGAATTGCCGTTCGCTCAGGGTGAACGCGCATTCCAGCGCGACGCCCTCATGGAAGCCATTCTAAGCCGCCCCGAGATCTCCGCGTTGTGCGAACAATACCTCGAACAGATTCGAAACAAGTCAAACCTGCCCGAGTTTCGTCAGAAATTGGAAATCAGTCTGGCCGAGTATGGCAAGACTCGTATGGCCGTGACCGAATTGGCAGGTAGCGTGATCTCCCTCGCCACGAGCTATGCCGCTTTCCACAAAGCCATGCCGGGCACACTTTCGACCAGCATGGCTGCGGCAACCGCCATTGCCCAGCATATTGCGATCGCCAACTTTTGGTTGGGACCCACGGTTGGATCCTGGTATTACAGTCTTTTTCCAGCCTCCGCCTCGACCGGACTCGTCATTGCAACTACCGGCACGATGATGGCCGCAGTCAGCGCCGTAGCAGCTCTTGCCTGGGTTGTGGTCGACCCCCTGCTTGCCTGGACCGGTATACATGAGAAACGCCTCAATCGCCTTATCGATGCCATAGGGAACGAGCTTCGCGGTACGGAGCACGCCGACTATCGAGTTCGTGATCATTACGTCGCCCGCATTTTCGATCTACTCGACATTTTGCGAGTCGCTGCCAAGACGCTAAGCTAA
- a CDS encoding pyridoxal-phosphate-dependent aminotransferase family protein translates to MSIRSFHPPVRTLMGPGPSDVHPRILEAMARPTIGHLDPRFIDMMDEMKALLHYAFQTQNELTLPVSAPGSAGMETCFANLVEPGDTVIVCQNGVFGGRMKENVERCGGKVVLVEDEWGMPVDPNKVAEALKAHPETKIVAFVHAETSTGACSDVETLARLAHEHGCLVIVDAVTSLGGSPLKVDEWNVDAIYSGSQKCLSCTPGLSPVSFNQRAVETIQKRTSKVQSWFLDLSLVMNYWGGGTKRAYHHTAPINALYGLHEALVLLQEEGLENAWRRHQNMHAALKAGLEAMGLHFIVPAAARLPQLNAIAIPEGADDIQVRSTLLKRYGLEIGAGLGALAGRIWRIGLMGYSASPKNVLLCLSALEAVLTESKASINPGVAVDAAQTVLAERGY, encoded by the coding sequence ATGAGCATCCGATCCTTCCACCCGCCCGTCCGCACCTTGATGGGCCCCGGCCCTTCCGATGTCCATCCGAGAATTCTGGAGGCCATGGCGCGACCTACGATCGGCCATCTGGACCCCCGCTTCATCGACATGATGGATGAAATGAAGGCCTTGCTGCACTACGCCTTCCAGACCCAAAACGAACTGACCTTACCGGTTTCCGCCCCGGGTTCCGCCGGAATGGAAACCTGTTTCGCCAATCTCGTGGAACCGGGCGATACGGTGATCGTCTGTCAAAACGGCGTTTTCGGCGGACGTATGAAGGAGAACGTGGAACGTTGCGGCGGCAAAGTCGTCCTGGTGGAGGACGAATGGGGCATGCCCGTCGATCCGAACAAAGTCGCCGAAGCGCTCAAAGCCCATCCCGAAACCAAGATCGTCGCCTTCGTCCACGCCGAAACCTCCACCGGCGCCTGCTCGGATGTCGAAACGCTCGCCCGTCTTGCCCATGAGCACGGCTGCCTGGTGATCGTGGATGCCGTGACCTCGCTCGGCGGGTCTCCGCTGAAAGTCGACGAGTGGAACGTTGACGCCATCTACTCCGGCTCGCAGAAATGCCTTTCCTGCACGCCCGGTCTCTCGCCGGTCAGCTTTAACCAGCGCGCGGTCGAGACCATCCAGAAGCGAACGAGCAAGGTGCAAAGCTGGTTCCTCGATCTCAGCCTGGTGATGAATTATTGGGGCGGCGGCACGAAACGCGCGTATCACCACACCGCGCCGATCAATGCACTCTACGGCTTACATGAGGCTTTGGTGCTTCTGCAGGAGGAAGGGCTGGAAAATGCCTGGCGACGGCACCAAAACATGCATGCTGCGCTGAAGGCCGGCCTCGAGGCAATGGGACTTCACTTTATCGTGCCGGCAGCGGCTCGATTGCCCCAGCTCAACGCGATCGCGATTCCAGAAGGCGCGGACGACATCCAAGTCCGCTCAACCCTGCTGAAACGCTACGGCCTCGAGATTGGAGCGGGGCTGGGCGCTCTGGCGGGCAGAATCTGGCGCATCGGACTCATGGGATATAGCGCGTCCCCGAAGAACGTACTGCTTTGCTTGAGCGCGCTCGAGGCCGTGCTGACCGAAAGCAAAGCCTCTATCAATCCCGGTGTGGCCGTGGACGCCGCGCAAACGGTTTTGGCGGAACGCGGTTATTGA
- a CDS encoding amidase yields MNSSTLVAKLRSDERPLLDHIQELQNRFAELEPTVLAFVAEEDRWTRIQREAENLLRRYPKPAGRPPLFGVPVGIKDIFRVEGFETRAGSRLPPEEIRGAEASSVKRLKEAGALIIGKTVTAEFAYLAPGPTRNPHDPEHTPGGSSSGSAAAVAARLCLLALGTQTVGSINRPAAFCGICGFKPSYGRLPADGVIPLAPGADHIGWFAPDVDGIELAAKVLIPDWRSSLTETRPKLGVPAGPYLDRVTPDARDHFQQTCALLQAAGYILIDVPAFPDFEELYRWHHCLVAAEAAQVHANWYRHYKPLYRPETVELIERGLKVSATDLATARAVRQRQRERLTALMRQYQVHAWVSPSATGPAPHGLSSTGDSVMQLPWTQAGVPLLTVPTGFIGGLPVGIQIAGSWGADETLVRWGRGIESSLACPSTSHLEGGFPPVA; encoded by the coding sequence ATGAATTCGAGTACCTTGGTAGCCAAGCTTCGAAGCGATGAACGGCCTCTGTTGGACCATATCCAGGAACTGCAGAACCGCTTCGCCGAACTCGAACCGACCGTTTTGGCATTCGTAGCCGAGGAGGATCGCTGGACACGAATCCAGCGCGAAGCAGAAAACTTGCTACGCCGTTATCCGAAACCCGCGGGTCGACCGCCGTTGTTCGGCGTACCGGTGGGCATCAAAGACATTTTTCGCGTCGAAGGGTTCGAAACGCGGGCGGGCAGCCGTCTGCCGCCCGAGGAAATTCGCGGGGCGGAAGCCAGCTCGGTAAAGCGCCTCAAAGAGGCGGGTGCCCTCATCATCGGCAAGACCGTCACGGCGGAATTCGCCTATCTCGCTCCCGGTCCGACACGCAACCCTCACGATCCCGAGCACACCCCCGGCGGGTCGAGCAGCGGCTCGGCGGCAGCCGTGGCAGCCCGCCTTTGTCTGCTTGCGCTCGGCACCCAGACCGTCGGATCGATCAATCGGCCCGCCGCTTTCTGCGGCATCTGCGGATTCAAGCCCAGTTATGGGCGATTGCCGGCGGATGGCGTCATTCCGCTCGCTCCCGGCGCCGATCATATCGGCTGGTTCGCGCCCGATGTCGATGGCATCGAGCTCGCCGCAAAGGTGCTGATTCCAGATTGGCGATCGTCTCTGACCGAAACACGACCGAAACTGGGCGTCCCCGCCGGGCCTTATCTCGACCGGGTGACACCGGATGCCCGGGACCACTTTCAGCAAACCTGCGCCCTCCTTCAAGCGGCCGGCTACATCCTCATCGATGTACCGGCGTTTCCCGATTTCGAAGAACTCTATCGCTGGCATCACTGCCTGGTCGCTGCCGAAGCCGCTCAGGTACACGCTAATTGGTATCGACATTACAAACCGCTTTACCGTCCGGAAACCGTGGAACTCATTGAACGCGGTCTCAAAGTTTCGGCCACCGATCTCGCGACCGCCCGAGCGGTTCGACAACGCCAACGTGAGCGCCTTACCGCGCTGATGCGCCAATACCAGGTCCATGCTTGGGTCTCGCCTTCCGCAACCGGTCCTGCTCCGCATGGCTTAAGCAGCACTGGCGATTCAGTCATGCAACTCCCTTGGACTCAGGCCGGCGTTCCGCTCCTTACGGTTCCCACCGGCTTTATTGGCGGGTTGCCCGTCGGAATCCAAATCGCTGGCTCATGGGGGGCGGACGAAACACTCGTCCGCTGGGGGCGCGGGATCGAGTCCTCGCTTGCCTGCCCGTCTACTTCCCACCTTGAAGGCGGCTTCCCCCCTGTGGCATGA
- a CDS encoding 2-hydroxyacid dehydrogenase, producing MSKPKALVTRRWPEACEAKLKELFDVTFNEDNHPMTAEELKDALRNYDVVMPTVTDPITADVLSAEPLRCKILGNFGVGFNHIDIEAAKARGITVTNTPDVLTDCTADIAMLLMLMVARRGGEGERHVRSGEWTGWHPTHMMGTKVTGKTLGLIGFGRIARAMAKKAHFGFDMPIIFFDPYPPPREVIESLEAEQCSSIEDVLRRADFVALHCPGSKENHHLINAERLALMKPTAFLINTARGDVVDNVALLEALRNKTIKGAGLDVYEGEPNLNKGFLELDNVALLPHLGSATLETREAMGMRVIENVTAFFAGQTPRDKVV from the coding sequence ATGAGCAAACCGAAAGCCTTAGTGACACGGCGCTGGCCCGAGGCCTGCGAAGCCAAGCTTAAGGAGCTGTTCGACGTTACCTTCAACGAGGATAACCATCCAATGACCGCAGAGGAATTGAAAGACGCTCTGCGGAATTACGATGTCGTCATGCCCACGGTGACCGATCCCATCACCGCCGATGTGTTGAGTGCCGAACCGTTGCGTTGCAAGATCCTCGGCAACTTCGGCGTGGGCTTCAACCATATCGATATCGAAGCGGCCAAGGCGCGCGGCATCACGGTCACCAATACGCCGGACGTGCTCACCGACTGCACCGCCGACATCGCCATGTTGCTCATGCTGATGGTCGCCCGGCGTGGCGGCGAAGGCGAGCGCCACGTTCGCAGCGGCGAGTGGACCGGTTGGCACCCCACCCACATGATGGGCACCAAGGTTACCGGCAAAACTCTAGGTCTCATCGGTTTCGGCCGCATTGCTAGGGCCATGGCCAAAAAGGCGCACTTCGGCTTCGACATGCCGATCATCTTCTTCGACCCCTATCCACCACCACGGGAAGTCATCGAGTCGCTAGAAGCCGAACAATGCAGCAGCATCGAGGACGTGCTGCGCCGCGCAGATTTTGTCGCCCTACACTGTCCCGGCAGCAAAGAAAATCACCACCTCATCAACGCCGAACGCCTTGCCCTGATGAAGCCAACGGCTTTTCTCATCAACACTGCTCGCGGAGACGTGGTCGACAATGTGGCCCTACTCGAGGCTTTGAGGAACAAAACCATCAAGGGCGCCGGCCTGGACGTGTACGAAGGCGAACCCAATCTAAACAAAGGCTTCCTCGAACTGGACAATGTCGCGCTTTTGCCACACCTCGGCAGTGCTACCCTAGAAACCCGCGAAGCCATGGGCATGCGGGTCATCGAAAACGTTACGGCTTTCTTTGCCGGACAGACACCGCGGGACAAGGTGGTCTGA
- a CDS encoding glycerol-3-phosphate dehydrogenase/oxidase — translation MIMQRRFSDLKNKTFDLLVVGGGIYGAWTAYDAALRGLATALIDKGDWAGATSSASTKLIHGGLRYLAQGHFGLVRKTLSERQRLMRLCPHRVKALRFGIPVYRGDRFRSWQLRLGLWIYDRLGSSAGTGMRHEHLDASAFALRFPWLRATDLDSGWVYTDAQTDDARFVLELVDGAAAAGAVVINYCGAIAYEQRRGRVMDVIVKDQVTGEQAPVRARCVVNATGAWAKDIPDFSSTTFRLCKGVHLILPGLPGKDAMLFFSKTDGRVIFLVPWYGLTLLGTTDTDYVGNPAYVAVEPEDVVYLLRSANEVLGGVQWSEQDILGGFAGLRVLRGSKRLSPSALSREWTLHELKNGMLVSIGGKFTSARYDAAVIVDKVCRKLGVRRACTTTDLAFPWAPDRTYSEWVTGTVERGRNLGLGEEEIRWLRFRHGRRIEEIFRGIERDKTRGSRILSDLPFLVADLYHCAANEMIVHLDDLLRRRLPLLVLHRFPVEEINAIAADVASILGWDKARQRLEVDRCLAQRPKFREGS, via the coding sequence ATGATCATGCAGCGGCGGTTTTCTGATCTCAAGAACAAGACCTTCGATTTATTGGTCGTCGGTGGTGGCATTTATGGCGCGTGGACCGCTTACGACGCGGCCTTGCGTGGATTGGCGACGGCTTTGATCGACAAGGGGGACTGGGCGGGAGCCACTTCGTCGGCCTCCACCAAGCTGATCCACGGCGGGTTGCGTTACCTCGCGCAGGGGCATTTTGGCCTGGTGCGAAAAACGCTGAGCGAAAGGCAGCGTCTGATGCGTCTTTGTCCGCATCGGGTCAAAGCGCTCCGTTTCGGCATCCCGGTTTATCGGGGAGACCGCTTCAGGTCGTGGCAGCTCCGTTTGGGGCTCTGGATCTACGACCGGTTGGGCAGTAGCGCCGGGACCGGAATGCGTCATGAGCACCTGGATGCGTCGGCCTTCGCTCTGCGTTTTCCGTGGCTGCGCGCAACGGATTTGGACAGCGGATGGGTTTACACGGACGCACAGACCGACGATGCCCGGTTCGTGCTGGAGTTGGTGGATGGCGCCGCAGCTGCAGGCGCGGTCGTAATCAACTATTGCGGGGCCATTGCATATGAACAGCGGCGCGGACGAGTGATGGATGTCATCGTCAAGGATCAAGTAACGGGAGAACAGGCGCCAGTCCGGGCCCGCTGCGTGGTCAACGCCACAGGCGCATGGGCGAAGGACATACCGGATTTCTCGTCCACGACATTCCGGTTGTGCAAAGGTGTTCATCTCATCTTGCCCGGGTTACCCGGAAAGGATGCCATGCTGTTTTTTTCGAAAACGGATGGGCGGGTGATTTTTCTCGTGCCGTGGTATGGCCTCACGCTGCTGGGTACGACCGACACGGATTATGTTGGAAACCCTGCGTATGTCGCGGTGGAGCCTGAAGATGTCGTTTATTTGCTGCGATCGGCGAACGAGGTGCTTGGAGGCGTGCAATGGAGCGAACAGGATATTCTGGGCGGATTCGCAGGCCTTCGCGTGTTGCGGGGTAGCAAACGACTTTCGCCTTCGGCACTGAGCCGCGAATGGACCCTGCACGAGCTGAAGAATGGTATGTTGGTCTCGATAGGTGGCAAGTTCACATCTGCGCGTTACGACGCGGCGGTGATCGTCGACAAGGTTTGCCGAAAGCTGGGTGTCCGCCGCGCCTGCACGACGACGGATTTGGCTTTCCCCTGGGCTCCGGACCGGACGTATTCGGAATGGGTTACGGGTACCGTAGAGCGAGGCCGAAACTTAGGGCTCGGCGAGGAGGAGATCCGCTGGCTGAGGTTCCGCCATGGCAGGCGGATCGAAGAGATTTTCAGAGGAATCGAACGGGACAAAACGCGCGGCTCTCGCATTCTGTCGGATTTGCCGTTCCTTGTCGCCGATCTCTATCATTGCGCCGCAAATGAAATGATCGTCCATTTGGACGATTTGCTGCGGCGTCGCTTGCCGTTGCTCGTTCTGCACCGTTTTCCCGTCGAGGAAATAAATGCCATCGCCGCCGATGTCGCTTCCATTCTCGGATGGGACAAGGCGCGACAGCGACTCGAGGTCGACAGGTGTCTGGCGCAGCGTCCCAAGTTCCGAGAAGGGTCGTAA
- a CDS encoding thermonuclease family protein, with product MTTSLMTRLRIAVFIVAASVALSPHPARSNDVFRWKDDQGRIHYSDHGPEGAEPTKLKVATAPAVHTVKAVFDGDTILLDNGERVRLLGINTPEADGPNKKGEPGGNEAKHWLRRRLMGRVVRLEQDKEPRDHYQRLLAHVFADNGEHINLTLVESGLAFLNLHPPNLKHAQVLIQAQNRAEQAKRGIWGMPDYQPRPVETLNVRPVLRGWQRLMGSPFAIVEKNRYLSLRFSDRFEVRVAKENLKLFPSLETYLHRRVEARGWLSQRRGRYSIFVRHPSALIVQK from the coding sequence ATGACGACATCACTTATGACTCGGCTGCGTATCGCGGTCTTTATCGTCGCTGCTTCAGTGGCGTTGTCCCCCCATCCAGCCAGAAGCAACGACGTTTTTCGCTGGAAAGACGACCAAGGTCGGATTCACTATTCGGATCACGGCCCTGAAGGCGCCGAGCCGACAAAATTAAAAGTAGCTACGGCGCCGGCGGTCCACACTGTAAAAGCGGTGTTCGACGGGGACACCATCCTGCTAGACAACGGCGAGAGGGTCCGGCTGCTCGGAATCAATACACCCGAGGCGGACGGTCCAAACAAGAAAGGCGAGCCCGGGGGCAACGAAGCCAAACATTGGCTTCGGCGACGCCTAATGGGGCGGGTAGTGCGCCTGGAACAGGATAAAGAACCACGGGATCACTACCAGCGCCTATTGGCCCATGTATTCGCAGACAACGGAGAACATATCAACCTCACCTTGGTCGAGTCGGGCCTGGCTTTTCTGAACCTTCATCCGCCTAATCTCAAGCATGCCCAGGTTTTGATTCAGGCACAGAACAGGGCGGAGCAGGCAAAGCGCGGTATTTGGGGAATGCCGGATTACCAACCACGACCGGTGGAAACGCTCAATGTCCGGCCGGTACTGCGCGGCTGGCAACGCCTCATGGGCTCACCGTTCGCCATCGTCGAGAAAAACCGTTATTTGAGTTTGCGGTTTTCCGATCGGTTCGAAGTTCGAGTCGCTAAAGAAAACCTTAAGCTGTTTCCTTCCTTGGAGACTTATCTGCACAGGCGCGTAGAAGCACGGGGGTGGCTATCCCAGCGGCGAGGCAGATACTCGATTTTTGTCAGGCACCCGAGCGCCCTCATCGTCCAAAAATGA
- a CDS encoding Nramp family divalent metal transporter — MNRPTSCDAPLSYLARNPVPAFPGWWAALGPGIVWMALAQGSGELIWWPYLIAKYGLTFLFLLIPACLLQYPINIEIGRYTLLTGESIFHGFIRLSRTFGILLWILMSVSFFWFGAFASAGGTAMAALTHFPDGWDTRSQSLFWGYCSIAVFFTAIVLSKVVYALVERFMKGVAVITVAGLLWACLQPDVIAAMPSFFRGLMGPVGAPPRPWEAQDATKLLTAIAFAGLGGFWILLYSYWLRDKGVGMAAHMGKITGPIAGKPEVITSDGFLPNSSPADEDHWKKWQLFLRTDVSIGILGNLSTTLMTCLLAYALLFPKGLLPQDYELAVVQSRFFEVGWGTIGRLLFLLVAAAFLADTWLATADAVSRMQADIVHILFPKSRRIALRTWYYIFLGLLTLITSLTMALDAPGTLILLSAVIGFAGTVMFPIALYLLNYQLLAPQLPKWARPPRNGPWVLGLSFLVYLGLALTYGWSMLAG, encoded by the coding sequence ATGAACCGCCCGACTTCTTGCGACGCTCCACTGTCCTATCTTGCGCGAAACCCCGTTCCCGCCTTCCCCGGATGGTGGGCCGCGCTAGGTCCGGGGATTGTGTGGATGGCCCTGGCGCAAGGTAGCGGTGAGCTTATCTGGTGGCCCTATTTAATCGCCAAATATGGGCTCACGTTTCTCTTTCTGTTGATTCCGGCTTGCCTGCTTCAGTATCCCATTAACATCGAGATCGGCCGCTACACCCTGTTGACCGGCGAGAGTATTTTTCACGGCTTTATCCGTCTCAGCCGGACATTTGGAATTCTTCTCTGGATACTGATGTCGGTATCGTTTTTCTGGTTCGGCGCCTTTGCCTCCGCAGGCGGAACAGCAATGGCTGCGCTGACCCACTTCCCCGATGGCTGGGACACGCGCAGCCAGTCGCTCTTTTGGGGCTATTGCTCGATCGCCGTGTTCTTCACGGCAATCGTGCTCAGCAAAGTCGTCTACGCGCTGGTCGAACGCTTCATGAAAGGGGTCGCGGTCATTACCGTAGCCGGTCTGCTTTGGGCTTGTCTCCAGCCCGACGTCATCGCCGCGATGCCGAGTTTTTTCCGGGGTCTAATGGGGCCCGTCGGCGCGCCGCCTCGTCCGTGGGAAGCTCAGGATGCCACCAAACTCCTCACCGCCATCGCATTCGCCGGATTAGGGGGATTTTGGATTTTGTTGTACTCGTACTGGCTGCGCGACAAGGGCGTCGGAATGGCAGCCCATATGGGCAAGATCACGGGGCCTATCGCCGGTAAACCCGAGGTCATTACCAGCGACGGCTTTCTGCCGAATTCCTCACCCGCGGACGAAGATCACTGGAAAAAATGGCAGCTATTCTTGCGCACCGACGTCTCGATCGGAATCCTCGGGAATCTGTCGACGACGCTCATGACCTGCCTGCTCGCATATGCCCTTCTCTTTCCCAAAGGATTGCTACCGCAGGATTACGAACTCGCCGTCGTCCAGAGCCGGTTTTTCGAGGTGGGATGGGGTACGATCGGGCGACTGCTGTTTTTGCTGGTGGCCGCGGCGTTCTTGGCCGATACTTGGCTCGCGACCGCCGATGCCGTCAGCCGCATGCAGGCCGACATCGTTCACATACTCTTTCCGAAGAGCCGAAGGATTGCGCTTCGGACCTGGTATTACATTTTCCTGGGGCTGCTGACCTTGATCACCTCGCTGACCATGGCGCTCGACGCACCCGGCACGCTAATCCTGCTCAGTGCCGTCATCGGTTTCGCAGGAACCGTGATGTTCCCGATCGCCTTGTATCTGCTCAATTATCAGCTTCTTGCGCCGCAACTGCCGAAATGGGCCAGACCGCCCCGTAACGGCCCATGGGTTTTAGGATTGAGCTTTCTCGTCTATCTCGGGCTGGCCTTGACTTACGGCTGGTCGATGCTGGCCGGCTGA